Proteins from a single region of Stappia sp. ES.058:
- a CDS encoding acetyl/propionyl/methylcrotonyl-CoA carboxylase subunit alpha: MTKTFAKILIANRGEIACRVIRTARRMGIATVAVYSDADAGALHVTMADEAVHIGPSPALESYLRADRIVDAAIATGSQAIHPGYGFLSENPAFVDAVEAAGLTFVGPSAAAIRAMGLKDAAKDLMAKAGVPVVPGYQGANQDAEFLAREAVKIGYPVLIKARAGGGGKGMRKVDNAADFAEALASAQREGQASFGDPHVLIEKFITSPRHIEVQVFGDNHGGAVHLFERDCSLQRRHQKVIEEAPAPGMTDAVRDAMTHAAVTAAKAIGYSGAGTIEFIADGSGPLRADGFWFMEMNTRLQVEHPVTEAITGVDLVEWQLRVAAGAPLPLAQEQLAISGHAFEARLYAEDPAKGFLPATGILEHLSFSDAARNDTGVRSGDTISPYYDPMIAKVISHGPDRDSARHALLQALRKTHVVGTATNAEFLAALTDHPGFAAGDFDTGLIARDLDDLIVETAPSSAHVAFAALAALKIDPKSRHLGWRLWGQAEHRLTFVQDGTPLSCRLVLNLDGSVSLLRDEEEVFVLKDLSIDGSRMTARTGQTNALIEATVRLAEQSAGLLISVLTEEAVRDLFLPDPRAGSAALIDASDSVMAPMTGMIITLDVAVGDHVSEGARLGMMEAMKMETAFLAPRAGTVAEVLCAAGDAVEGGAILVNLETEATS, encoded by the coding sequence ATGACCAAGACCTTCGCCAAGATACTGATCGCCAATCGTGGCGAAATCGCCTGCCGGGTCATCCGCACCGCCCGCCGCATGGGAATAGCGACTGTTGCTGTGTACTCCGATGCCGATGCCGGAGCGCTGCATGTGACCATGGCCGATGAGGCGGTGCATATCGGCCCCTCGCCGGCTTTGGAAAGCTATCTGCGCGCGGATCGCATCGTCGATGCGGCGATCGCGACCGGATCGCAGGCCATCCATCCAGGCTATGGCTTCCTGTCGGAAAACCCCGCCTTTGTCGATGCGGTGGAGGCAGCGGGGCTGACCTTTGTAGGCCCTTCGGCTGCTGCGATCCGCGCGATGGGCCTGAAGGACGCGGCCAAGGATTTGATGGCCAAGGCCGGGGTGCCGGTGGTTCCAGGATATCAGGGCGCCAATCAGGACGCGGAGTTTCTGGCGCGCGAAGCAGTGAAAATCGGCTATCCCGTGCTGATCAAGGCCCGCGCCGGTGGCGGTGGCAAGGGGATGCGCAAGGTCGATAATGCAGCGGATTTCGCCGAGGCGCTGGCCTCGGCGCAGCGCGAGGGACAGGCGTCCTTCGGTGATCCCCATGTGCTGATTGAAAAGTTCATCACATCGCCGCGTCACATCGAAGTGCAGGTCTTCGGCGACAACCACGGTGGCGCGGTGCATCTGTTCGAGCGCGACTGTTCGCTGCAGCGTCGCCACCAGAAAGTCATCGAGGAGGCGCCCGCCCCCGGCATGACAGACGCCGTGCGCGACGCCATGACCCATGCGGCAGTGACGGCCGCCAAAGCGATCGGCTACAGTGGCGCGGGCACAATCGAGTTCATCGCGGACGGATCCGGCCCGCTTCGCGCGGACGGCTTCTGGTTCATGGAAATGAACACGCGCCTTCAGGTCGAGCATCCCGTAACCGAGGCAATCACCGGCGTCGATCTGGTCGAATGGCAGTTGCGCGTCGCAGCAGGCGCGCCGCTTCCGCTAGCCCAGGAACAACTCGCGATTTCCGGGCACGCCTTTGAAGCCCGGCTCTACGCGGAAGATCCCGCCAAGGGGTTTTTGCCCGCCACAGGCATTCTCGAGCACCTGTCGTTCAGCGACGCGGCGCGCAACGATACAGGCGTGCGCAGCGGGGACACCATCAGCCCGTATTACGACCCGATGATCGCCAAGGTGATCAGCCATGGTCCGGATCGCGACAGCGCCCGCCATGCGCTGCTGCAGGCTTTGCGCAAAACCCATGTGGTGGGCACGGCGACCAATGCCGAGTTTCTGGCCGCGCTGACCGACCACCCTGGATTTGCGGCCGGAGATTTCGACACCGGGCTGATCGCGCGCGACCTCGACGATCTGATTGTCGAAACGGCACCAAGCAGCGCGCATGTAGCCTTCGCAGCCCTTGCGGCGCTCAAGATCGACCCGAAATCCCGGCATCTGGGATGGCGGCTTTGGGGCCAGGCCGAGCACCGGTTGACCTTCGTGCAAGACGGAACACCGCTTTCCTGTCGGCTTGTGCTGAACCTGGATGGGTCCGTCAGCCTTCTTCGCGACGAGGAAGAGGTTTTTGTCCTGAAGGACCTGTCGATTGACGGCTCCCGAATGACCGCCCGTACGGGCCAAACGAATGCGCTAATCGAAGCGACGGTGCGTCTCGCCGAGCAGAGCGCCGGGCTCTTGATTTCTGTCCTGACGGAAGAGGCCGTGCGCGATCTCTTCCTGCCGGATCCCCGCGCTGGCAGCGCCGCGTTGATCGATGCCAGCGACAGCGTGATGGCGCCCATGACGGGCATGATCATCACGCTCGACGTCGCCGTTGGCGATCATGTCAGCGAAGGGGCGCGGTTGGGCATGATGGAAGCCATGAAGATGGAAACAGCTTTTCTCGCCCCGCGGGCCGGAACCGTGGCCGAGGTGCTGTGCGCCGCGGGCGATGCCGTCGAAGGTGGAGCAATACTGGTCAATCTCGAAACGGAAGCGACCTCATGA
- the dctP gene encoding TRAP transporter substrate-binding protein DctP, giving the protein MKTANAMIAAAAFLTFGSVAAQSETLRLGDFQSTSHIVSIEGTTKWMAAVEEATDGAITFEHFPSQQAAKSKAQLDAVNNGILDAALLGTPYHADVLPLNSVVALPGFYSSAEQGTTALQSMLKEGPLRDEILAAGVTPIFGFVLPPYQVLAKTRLGMPADWDAQDIRTSGSTQAMTARALGGVGISIPGPEVYTAVERGRLDAVLFPLASVPGYKLNEVVSHISTNGSFGGYSFVMVIRSDLFDGLPAETQAELLRLGGETALHVAQAQDASVAGLIDEWKAEGIDVYSFTDEELTAVNDKLGAVSVDWAERIDNEQAQAVLESYRALTSQ; this is encoded by the coding sequence ATGAAAACCGCAAACGCCATGATTGCCGCCGCTGCGTTCCTGACATTCGGCTCGGTTGCCGCACAGTCCGAGACGTTGCGCCTCGGCGATTTCCAATCGACAAGCCATATCGTCTCGATCGAAGGCACGACAAAATGGATGGCCGCCGTGGAAGAGGCCACAGATGGCGCCATCACGTTCGAGCATTTCCCCTCTCAGCAGGCCGCCAAGTCCAAGGCGCAGCTTGACGCGGTGAACAACGGCATTCTCGATGCGGCGCTCTTGGGCACGCCCTATCACGCCGATGTGCTGCCGCTGAACTCGGTGGTCGCATTGCCGGGTTTCTACAGCTCGGCCGAACAAGGCACCACGGCGCTGCAATCCATGCTGAAGGAGGGGCCGCTGCGCGATGAGATCCTCGCTGCTGGCGTCACGCCGATTTTCGGGTTTGTGTTGCCGCCCTACCAGGTGCTGGCCAAGACGCGGCTCGGCATGCCCGCCGACTGGGATGCGCAGGACATTCGCACCTCCGGCTCGACGCAGGCGATGACCGCGCGCGCGCTTGGCGGGGTCGGCATCTCGATCCCCGGGCCGGAAGTCTATACAGCCGTCGAACGCGGCCGTCTTGATGCGGTGCTGTTTCCGCTGGCCTCGGTTCCCGGTTACAAGCTGAACGAGGTGGTCAGCCACATCTCGACCAATGGTTCGTTTGGCGGCTACAGCTTCGTCATGGTGATCCGCAGCGATCTGTTCGACGGTCTGCCGGCAGAGACCCAGGCCGAGTTGCTCCGTCTCGGCGGAGAAACCGCGTTGCATGTGGCACAGGCACAGGACGCGTCCGTCGCCGGGCTGATCGACGAATGGAAGGCTGAAGGCATCGACGTCTACAGCTTCACCGACGAAGAGCTGACGGCTGTCAACGACAAGCTGGGTGCTGTCAGCGTCGACTGGGCGGAGCGGATCGACAACGAGCAGGCGCAAGCGGTGCTTGAGTCCTATCGCGCACTAACCAGCCAGTAA
- a CDS encoding TRAP transporter small permease — MLEKVLSKLEDILHLAGCLCLVCVAGLINADILLRLFANRPVQIQFELTELYLMPALATLSLSRVFRDGGHLALEFTPKDLPGVLGRVISLLRLLLPAAFFTAVTFMSGKFAFEAIAHGDVEYGVIDWPLGWAYAVIPLGCGVLVLRLLHDALIGRAVAET; from the coding sequence ATGCTTGAAAAGGTTCTGAGCAAACTGGAGGACATCCTGCATCTCGCCGGGTGCCTCTGCCTTGTCTGCGTGGCAGGGCTGATCAACGCCGACATTCTGCTTCGGCTCTTCGCGAACCGGCCGGTGCAGATACAGTTCGAGCTGACCGAACTGTATCTCATGCCTGCGCTTGCCACATTGTCGCTGTCGCGAGTCTTTCGCGACGGCGGCCACCTGGCGCTGGAATTCACGCCCAAGGATCTGCCGGGTGTGCTCGGGCGCGTGATTTCCCTTTTGCGCCTGTTGTTGCCGGCGGCCTTTTTTACCGCCGTCACTTTCATGTCCGGAAAATTTGCCTTCGAAGCCATAGCCCACGGGGATGTGGAATACGGAGTGATCGACTGGCCGCTTGGGTGGGCCTATGCCGTCATCCCCTTGGGATGCGGCGTTTTGGTCTTGCGGCTGCTGCACGATGCGCTGATCGGGCGCGCCGTCGCGGAAACCTGA
- a CDS encoding hydroxymethylglutaryl-CoA lyase yields MTEKVRIFEVGPRDGLQNEKALIPTQDKIALIDLLSAAGFDRIEATSFVSPKWVPQLADAGDVMAGIARAADVRYAVLTPNLKGFERALAAGADEVAVFASASEAFSQKNINCSVGESLTRFAPLMQAARTAGLPVRGYVSCAVECPYTGTVDPVAVRDVAIALDEMGCYEISLADTIGRAAPEATRTMLDAVTDVVPPERLAGHFHDTGGQALRNVAVALEMGLRSFDSAVGGLGGCPYAPGAKGNLSTTSLVAFLEERGFQTGIDRNLLAQAEAMVASLAAHKNEKATT; encoded by the coding sequence ATGACCGAAAAAGTCCGGATCTTCGAGGTCGGCCCGCGCGACGGGTTGCAGAACGAAAAGGCGCTGATTCCGACGCAGGACAAGATCGCCCTGATCGACCTCCTGTCCGCCGCAGGCTTTGACCGGATCGAAGCCACCAGCTTTGTCTCTCCCAAATGGGTGCCGCAACTGGCCGACGCGGGTGATGTCATGGCCGGCATCGCCCGCGCCGCCGACGTGCGATATGCTGTGCTGACCCCGAACCTGAAGGGGTTTGAGCGGGCGCTGGCGGCCGGGGCGGACGAAGTCGCTGTTTTTGCTTCGGCGTCCGAGGCCTTCAGCCAGAAGAACATCAACTGCTCGGTTGGCGAAAGCCTGACACGTTTTGCGCCCTTGATGCAGGCCGCGCGAACGGCCGGACTGCCGGTGCGGGGCTATGTGTCCTGCGCGGTGGAATGCCCGTATACCGGCACGGTGGACCCGGTCGCCGTCCGCGATGTGGCCATCGCCCTGGACGAAATGGGCTGTTACGAAATCTCCCTTGCCGACACGATCGGCCGCGCGGCGCCAGAGGCCACCCGTACCATGCTTGACGCTGTCACTGACGTCGTCCCGCCCGAGCGGCTTGCGGGGCATTTTCACGATACCGGCGGACAGGCGCTTCGAAACGTTGCCGTTGCACTGGAGATGGGTCTGCGCTCGTTCGACAGCGCGGTCGGGGGACTGGGCGGATGTCCCTATGCGCCGGGCGCCAAGGGCAATCTTTCAACCACGTCCCTTGTCGCTTTCCTGGAAGAGCGCGGCTTTCAAACCGGGATCGACCGCAATCTGCTGGCGCAGGCCGAAGCGATGGTGGCCTCCCTGGCGGCGCACAAAAATGAAAAGGCAACGACATGA
- a CDS encoding MaoC family dehydratase N-terminal domain-containing protein, translating to MNEMTHKKFPKITQEGLDDLRQRVGVKIEKTVEPWCYEATRDNIRHYAHGIGDDNPLWCDPDYAKTTKYGDVIALPSFLFATNRIISGYVGGLPGVHAMWSGANWNWHKTITRNMEFRTEAVLKDLIEHDTRFAGRAVQQIYHVDFYDTKTGDLVADADSWCFRTDRDQARENGTKYTEAKEKGRRVWTEEELNEYYKHYAQEEIRGAKTRYWDDVVEGEELPTMVKGPMTATGFIAYAQGWGGLYIRANKLAWQLQQKHPSAGPKNRYGIPDCPERVHWEEEFALEVGAPGAYDYGPERTSWLTHQITNWMGDDGFLRQSKCQVRRHNPEGDIILINGTVTRKFEENGRYLLEIQQRAEQQDGELSAMGSAIVELPKR from the coding sequence ATGAACGAGATGACGCACAAGAAATTCCCCAAGATCACGCAAGAGGGTCTTGATGACCTGCGTCAGCGGGTCGGCGTGAAAATCGAGAAAACTGTCGAGCCCTGGTGCTATGAGGCGACCCGCGACAATATCCGCCACTACGCGCACGGGATCGGCGACGACAATCCGCTTTGGTGCGATCCGGACTACGCCAAGACCACCAAGTATGGCGACGTGATCGCGCTGCCCAGCTTCCTGTTTGCCACCAACCGCATCATCTCGGGCTATGTCGGCGGCCTTCCGGGCGTGCATGCCATGTGGTCCGGTGCCAACTGGAACTGGCACAAGACCATCACCCGCAACATGGAATTCCGCACCGAGGCGGTTCTCAAGGACCTGATCGAGCACGACACCCGCTTCGCGGGCCGCGCCGTGCAGCAGATTTACCACGTGGACTTCTATGACACCAAGACCGGCGATCTGGTGGCTGATGCCGACAGCTGGTGTTTCCGCACCGACCGGGATCAGGCGCGCGAAAACGGCACCAAATACACCGAGGCCAAGGAGAAGGGCCGCCGGGTCTGGACCGAAGAAGAGCTGAACGAATATTACAAGCACTATGCGCAGGAAGAGATCCGCGGCGCCAAGACCCGCTACTGGGATGACGTGGTCGAGGGCGAGGAACTGCCCACGATGGTCAAGGGACCGATGACCGCCACCGGCTTCATCGCCTACGCGCAGGGCTGGGGCGGGCTCTACATCCGCGCCAACAAGCTGGCCTGGCAGCTTCAGCAGAAGCACCCCAGCGCCGGTCCGAAGAACCGCTACGGCATTCCCGATTGTCCCGAGCGCGTCCACTGGGAAGAAGAGTTCGCGCTGGAGGTCGGCGCGCCCGGTGCCTACGACTACGGTCCCGAGCGGACCTCGTGGCTCACGCATCAGATCACCAACTGGATGGGCGACGACGGCTTCCTGCGGCAGTCGAAGTGTCAGGTGCGCCGACACAATCCTGAAGGCGACATCATCCTGATCAACGGCACCGTCACGCGGAAGTTCGAGGAAAACGGCCGCTACCTGCTGGAAATCCAGCAGCGCGCCGAACAACAGGATGGCGAATTGTCCGCCATGGGCTCGGCCATTGTCGAACTGCCCAAGCGGTAA
- a CDS encoding crotonase/enoyl-CoA hydratase family protein — protein MNFDTIRLTKDARGVTDVVLNRPEKHNAMNAQMISELSDAANALAADQAVRAVVLRADGPSFCAGGDLGWMREQAEKDRAGKIQEAGALAAMLGLWNVLPKPVVGRVHGAAYGGGLGLLAICDVVVAEETTRFALTETRLGLIPATIGPFVVRRMGEAFARQVFFTARPFDAAFLMRAGLVARSCKAGDLDAAVENEILAILKCAPGAVARAKTLCRTLAGSDPVNDAEYSANMLADCWETEETREGISAFFAKTTPSWRQSDQG, from the coding sequence ATGAACTTCGACACGATCCGCCTGACCAAGGACGCGCGTGGTGTCACCGACGTTGTCCTGAACCGCCCCGAAAAACACAATGCCATGAACGCGCAGATGATTTCCGAGCTGAGCGATGCAGCCAATGCGCTTGCAGCCGACCAAGCGGTTCGCGCGGTTGTCTTGCGGGCGGACGGGCCGAGTTTTTGCGCGGGCGGCGATTTGGGATGGATGCGCGAACAGGCGGAAAAAGACCGCGCCGGCAAAATACAGGAAGCCGGAGCCCTGGCCGCAATGCTGGGTCTTTGGAATGTCCTGCCGAAGCCTGTTGTCGGTCGCGTTCACGGCGCGGCTTACGGCGGTGGATTGGGCTTGCTTGCGATCTGCGATGTGGTGGTGGCCGAGGAGACCACGCGCTTTGCCTTGACCGAAACCCGGCTGGGTCTGATACCCGCAACCATTGGTCCGTTTGTCGTCAGGCGCATGGGCGAAGCCTTTGCGCGGCAGGTGTTTTTCACGGCCAGGCCATTTGATGCGGCCTTCTTGATGCGCGCGGGCCTTGTTGCCCGTTCATGCAAGGCCGGGGATCTCGATGCCGCCGTCGAAAACGAAATCCTGGCGATCCTGAAGTGCGCGCCCGGTGCGGTCGCACGGGCCAAGACCCTGTGCCGCACACTGGCCGGAAGTGACCCTGTGAACGATGCGGAGTATTCCGCCAACATGCTCGCGGATTGCTGGGAAACCGAGGAAACCCGGGAAGGCATTTCTGCTTTTTTCGCGAAAACCACACCGTCATGGCGTCAGTCGGACCAAGGGTAA
- a CDS encoding TRAP transporter large permease, which translates to MLTFLAILILLAVLMTFRVPIAFAMGIAGTLGLAAQLGMRPALAVLERTFFDTSASFILVAIPLFILMAELLTAGDVTRRAIIACQAWIGHVKGGLAMATVAASVILAALVGSSTASTAAMAASAFPEMRAHRYSDRLAAAVVSVGGTLAVVVPPSIVLVVYGVLTETSIGKLFIAGIIPGLLTASGLAVVIKIIAHTTDQAPKGEPFVLKTAVKQSRHVIPMVLLMVAVIGAIYGGIASPSEAAALGVMGSLTIVLMQRTLTFVQFNKSVSGAIRATVMIIAIVACSAIFSNYLAFTRITHAMLDFVATTEMRREVIMGIIILVLLVMGMFMDQLAILSLAMPLAFPTAMALDYDAVWFGIVVTKTVEIGLLTPPLGLNAYVASAQTRVPLGTIFRGILPFLGMEIIVLILLLSFPQITLFLPDLMTR; encoded by the coding sequence ATGCTGACCTTTCTCGCCATCCTCATTCTACTGGCTGTCCTGATGACGTTCAGGGTCCCCATCGCTTTTGCCATGGGGATTGCCGGAACTCTCGGCCTTGCGGCGCAACTTGGAATGCGCCCGGCTCTCGCGGTTCTGGAGCGGACCTTCTTCGACACCTCCGCCTCCTTTATCCTCGTCGCTATTCCCCTGTTTATTCTCATGGCCGAATTGCTGACGGCCGGCGATGTCACCCGCCGCGCGATTATCGCCTGCCAGGCGTGGATCGGCCACGTCAAGGGCGGGCTGGCCATGGCGACCGTGGCTGCCTCCGTCATTCTCGCAGCGCTGGTCGGGAGCTCCACCGCGTCGACCGCCGCCATGGCCGCTTCAGCCTTTCCCGAGATGCGGGCGCACCGGTATTCCGATCGCCTCGCGGCTGCGGTGGTCAGTGTCGGCGGAACGCTGGCCGTGGTCGTGCCGCCCTCCATCGTTCTGGTGGTCTATGGCGTGTTGACGGAGACCTCGATTGGCAAGCTGTTCATCGCGGGGATCATTCCCGGGCTCCTGACTGCCTCCGGCCTCGCCGTGGTCATCAAGATCATCGCCCACACCACCGACCAGGCGCCCAAAGGCGAACCGTTCGTCCTGAAGACAGCGGTCAAGCAAAGCCGACACGTCATTCCGATGGTGCTGCTGATGGTGGCGGTGATCGGCGCAATCTACGGCGGCATCGCCTCCCCTTCCGAGGCTGCAGCCCTTGGGGTCATGGGCTCCCTGACGATCGTCCTGATGCAACGCACGCTGACGTTCGTCCAGTTCAACAAATCGGTCAGCGGTGCGATCCGGGCCACCGTGATGATCATCGCCATCGTCGCCTGCTCGGCGATCTTCTCGAACTACCTGGCCTTCACCCGCATCACCCACGCCATGCTGGATTTCGTCGCGACAACCGAGATGCGCCGCGAAGTCATCATGGGAATCATCATCCTTGTGTTGCTGGTCATGGGCATGTTCATGGACCAGCTCGCGATCCTGTCGCTCGCCATGCCGCTGGCCTTCCCCACCGCCATGGCGCTCGACTACGATGCGGTGTGGTTCGGCATCGTCGTCACCAAGACGGTCGAGATCGGTCTGCTGACACCGCCGCTCGGGCTCAACGCCTACGTCGCCTCGGCGCAGACCCGCGTGCCGCTTGGCACGATCTTCCGCGGGATCCTGCCCTTTCTCGGCATGGAGATCATCGTGTTGATCCTGCTGCTGTCCTTTCCGCAGATCACGCTTTTCCTGCCCGACCTGATGACCCGCTAG
- a CDS encoding acyl-CoA synthetase, producing MTRLTDFTSYADAQKHYSKAGLWELFDGTRERFNIAHECIDRHVDGDTVAIRVAHADGADEVITFEEISRRSSQIAHFLTENGVSKGDRVAVMIDPSLPFYCALFGVIKAGAVAVPMFSLFGPDGIRLRVGDCQPKVFFTNPEKAPEAIEGSAKNVIVVDQDFLDGLNDLPATFDWTTSGSDLAVLQYTSGTTRALPAAVQHSHQSIVTLMVAALYATGIRPGDRFFCPSSPAWGHGLWHGTLAPLAMGVSTGTFSGKFDPVRLLKALHDFKITNLTAAATHYRMMRNSGEAKNFTYCFDKLSFTGEPIDSETAAYVERVFGTKVRSMYGTTEIGVIIANYPGAKDLEVRDGAMGKAVPGVEVEVQRDDGTPAAPGETGELMVKKRGEWFPTKDLGLVDADGYFYHGGRADDVIISAGWTIGAVEVEDALLSHPAVAECGVIGAPDALRGLVVKAFIILKAKETDGLVEDIQNHVRARLARHEYPRQIEFVTELPKTPAGKVNRKILRDRQAKKSEAAE from the coding sequence ATGACCCGCCTGACGGATTTCACGTCATACGCAGACGCACAAAAGCACTATTCGAAGGCGGGCCTGTGGGAGCTGTTCGACGGCACCCGGGAGCGGTTCAACATCGCCCATGAATGCATCGACCGGCATGTCGACGGCGACACCGTGGCCATCAGGGTCGCTCATGCGGACGGCGCCGACGAGGTCATCACGTTCGAGGAAATCTCACGCCGGTCATCGCAGATCGCTCACTTCCTCACGGAAAATGGAGTGAGCAAGGGTGATCGCGTCGCCGTGATGATCGATCCGTCGCTGCCCTTCTATTGCGCCCTGTTCGGCGTGATCAAGGCCGGAGCGGTCGCAGTGCCGATGTTCTCGCTGTTCGGGCCGGACGGCATCCGGCTGCGCGTGGGCGATTGCCAGCCGAAGGTGTTTTTCACCAATCCCGAAAAGGCACCGGAGGCGATCGAGGGAAGCGCAAAGAATGTCATCGTGGTCGACCAGGACTTCCTGGACGGGCTGAATGATTTGCCCGCGACCTTCGACTGGACCACATCGGGGAGCGATCTGGCGGTCCTGCAATACACGTCCGGAACGACCCGCGCGCTTCCGGCAGCGGTGCAGCACAGCCACCAGTCGATTGTCACGCTGATGGTCGCCGCGCTCTATGCCACGGGCATTCGCCCCGGCGATCGCTTCTTCTGTCCTTCCTCGCCGGCATGGGGTCACGGATTGTGGCACGGCACGCTTGCGCCGCTGGCAATGGGTGTCTCCACCGGCACGTTCAGCGGCAAGTTCGATCCGGTTCGCCTGCTCAAGGCCTTGCACGACTTCAAGATTACGAACCTGACCGCCGCCGCCACGCATTACCGGATGATGCGCAACTCCGGCGAGGCGAAGAATTTCACCTACTGTTTCGACAAGCTGTCCTTCACCGGTGAGCCCATCGATTCCGAGACTGCCGCTTATGTGGAGCGTGTCTTCGGCACCAAGGTCCGCTCGATGTACGGCACCACCGAAATCGGCGTGATCATCGCCAACTATCCCGGGGCCAAGGATCTCGAGGTGCGCGACGGAGCCATGGGCAAGGCCGTGCCCGGCGTCGAGGTCGAGGTTCAGCGCGATGACGGAACCCCGGCTGCGCCGGGCGAGACCGGCGAACTGATGGTGAAGAAGCGCGGAGAATGGTTCCCCACCAAGGATTTGGGCCTCGTTGACGCGGACGGCTATTTCTACCACGGCGGCCGCGCGGATGACGTGATCATCTCGGCTGGCTGGACGATCGGCGCGGTCGAGGTCGAAGACGCGCTGCTCAGCCACCCCGCCGTCGCCGAATGCGGCGTTATCGGTGCGCCCGACGCACTGCGCGGGCTGGTGGTCAAGGCCTTCATCATTCTCAAGGCCAAGGAAACCGATGGCCTCGTCGAGGACATCCAGAACCACGTGCGAGCCCGCCTCGCGCGCCATGAGTATCCCCGCCAGATCGAGTTTGTGACCGAACTGCCGAAAACCCCGGCAGGCAAGGTCAACCGGAAAATCCTGCGCGATCGGCAAGCCAAGAAATCCGAAGCCGCGGAATGA
- a CDS encoding carboxyl transferase domain-containing protein, translating to MGILQSGLGPNSPGFAENAVAMEAHYAHVAEAAARILQSGSEASRKRHVSRGKLLPRDRISGLLDPGSPFLEVGLFAATGMYGDEVPSAGAVAGIGRVEGRDCMILCNDATVKGGTYFPITVKKHLRAQEIAEENHLPCIYLVDSGGANLNNQDEVFPDRDHFGRIFYNQARMSAKGIAQIAVVMGSCTAGGAYVPAMSDQTIIVREQGTIFLAGPPLVKVATGEIVDAETLGGGDTHTRLSGVADYLADDDKHALALAREIISHLGPAPRPSVDFKEPKEPLFAPEEIMGIVPANDKTPYDARELIARMVDGSDFAEFKPRYGTTLVTGFAHIDGVPVGIVANNGVLFSESSTKGAHFIELCCQRKIPLLFLQNITGFMVGSKYEAGGIAKDGAKLVTAVSTASVPKVTVIVGGSYGAGNYGMCGRAFGPRFVWMWPNARIAVMGGAQASGVLADVRRTAIEAKGGTWSTEEEAQFKQPTLDLFDRQSRPIYGSARLWDDGIIDPRKTRDVVALSLRAALNAPIEDTKFGLFRM from the coding sequence ATGGGCATACTGCAAAGCGGCCTTGGCCCCAATTCCCCGGGCTTTGCCGAAAATGCCGTTGCGATGGAGGCGCACTATGCGCATGTGGCCGAAGCAGCAGCACGCATCCTGCAGAGCGGCTCGGAAGCCTCGCGCAAACGTCACGTCTCGCGCGGCAAACTCCTGCCGCGTGACCGGATCTCGGGCCTTCTGGATCCCGGATCGCCGTTTCTGGAGGTCGGGCTGTTCGCGGCGACGGGGATGTATGGCGACGAAGTGCCTTCGGCGGGGGCAGTCGCCGGGATCGGCCGGGTCGAGGGCCGCGACTGCATGATCCTGTGCAACGACGCGACGGTCAAAGGCGGCACCTATTTTCCGATCACGGTGAAAAAGCATTTGCGCGCGCAAGAGATCGCCGAGGAGAACCACCTTCCCTGCATCTACCTCGTGGACAGCGGCGGCGCCAATCTCAACAATCAGGACGAGGTCTTCCCGGATCGCGACCACTTCGGACGGATCTTCTACAACCAGGCGCGCATGTCTGCGAAGGGGATCGCCCAGATCGCCGTGGTGATGGGCTCCTGTACCGCGGGCGGTGCCTATGTGCCCGCGATGAGCGACCAGACCATCATCGTGCGCGAACAGGGCACGATCTTCCTCGCCGGTCCGCCGTTGGTGAAGGTCGCGACGGGAGAGATCGTCGATGCCGAAACCCTGGGCGGGGGCGACACGCATACGCGCCTCTCCGGCGTGGCGGATTACCTTGCCGACGATGACAAACACGCCCTTGCGCTGGCGCGCGAGATCATCAGCCATCTCGGCCCGGCCCCTCGGCCCAGTGTCGATTTCAAGGAACCGAAAGAGCCCCTGTTCGCACCCGAAGAAATCATGGGCATCGTTCCCGCCAACGACAAGACGCCCTATGACGCCCGCGAGCTGATCGCCCGGATGGTCGACGGCTCGGACTTTGCCGAGTTCAAGCCGCGCTACGGCACCACGCTCGTCACCGGCTTTGCCCATATCGACGGAGTGCCGGTGGGGATCGTCGCCAACAATGGCGTGCTGTTTTCGGAAAGCTCGACCAAGGGCGCGCATTTCATCGAGCTGTGCTGCCAGCGCAAGATCCCCTTGCTGTTTCTGCAAAACATCACCGGTTTCATGGTCGGGTCCAAATACGAGGCGGGCGGGATTGCCAAGGACGGCGCAAAGCTGGTGACAGCGGTCTCCACGGCTTCGGTGCCCAAGGTCACGGTGATCGTGGGCGGATCTTACGGCGCGGGCAATTACGGAATGTGCGGTCGCGCCTTCGGGCCGCGCTTCGTTTGGATGTGGCCGAACGCGAGGATCGCGGTGATGGGTGGCGCGCAAGCCTCCGGCGTGCTGGCGGACGTGCGCCGTACCGCGATCGAGGCCAAGGGCGGCACATGGTCGACCGAGGAAGAAGCGCAATTCAAGCAACCCACGCTGGATCTCTTCGACCGCCAGTCGAGGCCGATCTACGGGTCGGCCCGGCTTTGGGATGACGGGATCATCGACCCGCGCAAAACCCGCGACGTGGTCGCCCTGTCGTTGCGCGCGGCGCTGAACGCGCCCATCGAAGACACGAAATTCGGCCTCTTCAGGATGTGA